In Desulfosediminicola ganghwensis, a single window of DNA contains:
- a CDS encoding carbohydrate ABC transporter permease, with translation MRKRRLKWIVPTVYIIFLLLPIYWLINMSLKTNTEILSVFSLWPKDLTLDNYRVIFNDPSWYSGYINSMIYVSINVVISVSFALPAAYAFSRYSFVGDKHLFFWLLTNRMAPPAVFALPFFQLYSSVGLFDTHLAVALAHCLFNLPLAVWILEGFMSGVPKEVDETAFIDGYSWPRFFVKIFIPNIASGIGVTAFFCFMFSWVELLLARTLTSVNAKPISAIMTRTVSASGLDWGVLAAAGVLTIVPGALVIWFVRNHIAKGFALGRV, from the coding sequence ATGCGTAAAAGACGCTTAAAATGGATAGTTCCAACTGTATATATCATTTTTTTACTGCTGCCGATTTACTGGCTTATAAACATGAGCCTGAAGACCAATACCGAAATTCTTTCAGTGTTCAGTCTCTGGCCCAAAGACCTCACCCTTGACAACTACCGGGTCATTTTCAACGATCCCAGCTGGTACTCCGGCTATATCAATTCCATGATCTACGTTTCCATCAACGTGGTCATCTCGGTCAGTTTCGCGTTGCCTGCCGCCTACGCCTTCTCCCGCTACAGTTTCGTGGGTGACAAGCACCTTTTTTTCTGGTTGCTGACCAACAGAATGGCACCGCCCGCCGTTTTCGCGCTGCCGTTCTTCCAGCTCTATTCGTCCGTAGGCCTCTTCGATACCCATCTTGCAGTAGCGTTGGCCCACTGTCTGTTCAACCTGCCGCTCGCTGTCTGGATTCTCGAAGGTTTCATGTCAGGCGTGCCCAAGGAAGTCGATGAAACAGCCTTTATCGACGGCTATTCCTGGCCCCGCTTTTTCGTCAAGATATTCATCCCGAATATTGCCTCCGGCATCGGTGTCACCGCCTTCTTCTGCTTCATGTTTTCCTGGGTTGAGCTGCTCCTGGCACGAACTCTCACCTCGGTAAACGCCAAGCCAATTTCGGCCATCATGACCAGAACAGTTTCCGCCTCAGGTCTCGACTGGGGAGTACTGGCAGCGGCTGGTGTTCTAACCATCGTACCCGGTGCGCTGGTTATCTGGTTTGTCCGCAACCACATTGCCAAGGGCTTTGCTCTTGGACGAGTTTAA
- the glpD gene encoding glycerol-3-phosphate dehydrogenase, giving the protein MNSPVYDIFVIGGGINGCGIARDAAGRGLSVYLCEQHDLAHGTSSTSTKLIHGGLRYLEYYEFRLVRESLTEREVLLKNSPHIIWPLRFILPHHKGLRPSWLIRLGLFLYDHIGGRKILPATSTVNLTNDETGIPLKGDYHKGFEYSDCWVDDSRLVVLNAMDAAERGAVVETRSRCIHANRENDLWNITLENNETKEQHKIQAKCLINASGPWMDTTLAGIEYKHGTEHIRMVKGSHIIVDKLFDHSKAYIFQNSDGRIIFAIPYENNRYTLIGTTDVDFQGDPDLVEISAEETEYLCSAANEYFTKNISPQEVVSSYSGIRPLFDDGTSDAKAITRDYVLKLDEENGRAPLLSIYGGKITTYRKLAESVLEKLEEYFPQMGAPWTAGASLPGGDFPHSGFEDEVNSLRACCPVLDAEHARRLVRHYGTRAKTMVAGITSREDMGECFGSNLYQFEVQYLMKHEWAKSADDVLWRRTRLGLEFSDEQKAKLENWMKEFKR; this is encoded by the coding sequence ATGAATAGCCCGGTATATGATATCTTCGTCATCGGCGGTGGAATTAATGGATGTGGGATTGCGAGGGATGCCGCAGGCCGAGGCCTGTCCGTTTATCTCTGCGAACAGCACGATCTTGCCCACGGCACCTCGTCTACTTCAACCAAACTTATTCACGGTGGCCTGCGCTACCTTGAGTACTATGAATTCCGACTGGTTAGAGAGTCTTTGACCGAACGTGAAGTTCTCCTGAAAAATAGCCCGCATATCATCTGGCCACTCCGTTTTATCCTGCCACACCATAAGGGATTACGCCCTTCCTGGCTGATACGTCTTGGTTTGTTTCTTTATGATCATATAGGTGGTCGAAAAATCCTGCCTGCCACATCCACAGTCAACCTGACAAATGATGAGACCGGCATCCCGCTCAAGGGTGACTACCATAAGGGGTTCGAGTACTCCGACTGCTGGGTTGATGACAGCAGGCTGGTGGTGTTGAACGCCATGGATGCCGCCGAACGAGGCGCTGTGGTGGAAACCCGCAGCCGCTGTATCCATGCAAATCGTGAAAACGACCTCTGGAACATTACTCTTGAAAACAATGAGACAAAAGAGCAACACAAGATCCAGGCAAAGTGCCTTATCAATGCCAGCGGCCCCTGGATGGATACAACACTCGCCGGCATCGAGTACAAGCACGGCACGGAACACATCCGGATGGTCAAGGGCAGCCATATTATAGTTGATAAACTCTTTGACCACTCAAAAGCCTATATTTTTCAAAATAGCGATGGTCGTATTATTTTCGCCATCCCCTATGAAAACAACCGCTACACCCTGATCGGAACCACGGATGTCGATTTTCAGGGCGATCCCGACCTCGTCGAAATCAGCGCTGAAGAAACAGAGTATCTCTGCTCTGCGGCAAATGAGTATTTCACCAAAAACATCAGTCCCCAGGAAGTGGTCAGCAGCTATTCAGGAATCCGCCCTCTTTTCGATGACGGCACCAGCGATGCCAAGGCAATCACTCGCGACTACGTGCTGAAACTCGATGAAGAAAACGGCAGAGCCCCTTTGCTTTCCATTTACGGTGGAAAAATTACTACCTATCGCAAACTGGCGGAATCAGTTTTGGAAAAGCTGGAAGAATATTTCCCACAGATGGGTGCCCCCTGGACCGCTGGAGCCAGTCTGCCCGGAGGAGACTTCCCCCATTCAGGCTTTGAGGACGAAGTGAACTCACTGCGAGCATGCTGCCCCGTTCTCGATGCTGAACATGCCAGAAGACTTGTGCGTCATTACGGCACCAGAGCAAAAACCATGGTTGCCGGCATAACTTCCAGAGAAGATATGGGTGAATGTTTCGGCTCCAACCTCTACCAGTTTGAGGTGCAATACCTGATGAAGCACGAGTGGGCCAAAAGTGCTGACGATGTTCTCTGGCGGCGAACCAGACTTGGTCTGGAGTTCAGTGATGAACAAAAAGCGAAGCTCGAAAACTGGATGAAAGAGTTTAAACGATAA
- a CDS encoding DUF2160 domain-containing protein: MDLSWMAWTKPTAIFFIIIACFLVTLTVWELLVPGGAPRKGLLRFETTRGDRLFISLLGSAYINILWLAFTSLSLWWALAIAVVFALFVFTFV, translated from the coding sequence ATGGATCTTAGCTGGATGGCCTGGACCAAACCCACGGCAATATTCTTTATCATTATAGCGTGCTTTCTGGTCACGCTCACCGTCTGGGAATTGCTCGTGCCCGGCGGAGCACCGCGCAAAGGGCTTTTGCGCTTTGAAACTACCCGCGGCGACAGGCTTTTCATTTCGCTGCTTGGATCAGCTTACATCAACATACTCTGGCTGGCGTTTACCAGCCTGAGCCTATGGTGGGCATTGGCAATCGCAGTAGTTTTTGCGCTGTTTGTCTTTACCTTTGTCTAA
- a CDS encoding DeoR/GlpR family DNA-binding transcription regulator, protein MEYLSTRQNEILAIAREHGRVDVEELSRSFGVSPQTIRKDLNELCEKQLLQRVHGGAIVGSGIENVSYEARRLLAPSSKKAIGAKAAQIIPDNSSMLINIGTTTEQVAHALKDHHGLLVITNNVNAVHIMKNFMGIELIIAGGLVRRSDGGIVGVAAVDFINQFKVDYAVIGVSAIDEDGSLLDYDFREVRVAQAIIANARHVILVADKMKLGRNAPVRIGHISQINTIVMDGELPDKLCSICRDHGVEVIVVTP, encoded by the coding sequence ATGGAATATCTCTCCACCCGGCAAAATGAAATTCTGGCCATCGCTCGAGAACACGGCCGCGTAGACGTCGAAGAACTGTCTCGCTCCTTTGGCGTTTCTCCCCAGACCATCCGTAAAGACCTGAACGAGCTCTGCGAAAAGCAGTTGCTCCAACGCGTACATGGCGGGGCAATCGTCGGCTCAGGGATAGAAAACGTCAGCTACGAGGCTCGACGCCTGCTGGCACCCTCCAGCAAAAAGGCGATCGGTGCCAAAGCTGCACAGATTATTCCTGACAACAGCTCCATGCTGATAAACATCGGCACGACTACCGAACAGGTCGCCCACGCTCTCAAGGACCATCACGGCCTGCTGGTTATCACCAACAATGTCAATGCTGTCCATATCATGAAAAATTTCATGGGCATTGAACTCATTATCGCAGGCGGACTGGTCCGGCGCTCCGATGGTGGTATTGTCGGGGTCGCTGCCGTCGACTTCATCAACCAGTTCAAGGTCGACTATGCAGTCATAGGTGTTTCTGCCATTGACGAGGACGGCTCTCTTCTTGATTATGATTTCAGGGAGGTACGTGTCGCCCAGGCTATTATCGCCAATGCCCGGCATGTGATCCTGGTTGCAGATAAAATGAAACTCGGGCGAAACGCTCCGGTTCGTATAGGGCACATCTCACAAATCAACACTATAGTAATGGACGGGGAACTCCCAGATAAACTATGTTCCATTTGCAGAGACCATGGAGTTGAAGTCATTGTGGTCACCCCATAG
- a CDS encoding ABC transporter ATP-binding protein: MQLELQNVCKKVGKEHHIRDVSLTLEAGTLNILLGPTLSGKTTLMRLMAGLEQPTSGQVLVDGKDVTGVPVQKRNVAMVYQQFINYPNLTVYENIASPLRIAKTPKAIIQQKVMEMAELLKLTEMLQRTPQELSGGQQQRTALARALVKGADLVLLDEPLANLDYKLREELREEFPRIFAATGAIFVYATTEPSEALLLGGNSAPLHEGRVTQFGETLKVFKRPDNLITAQIFSDPPLNLLPMVKSNDDLKFNGHIKVSLDSCGSELANLGNGNYTVAFRPNHVTLQRQSENDIAVQTRVAVTEITGSESFVHVDLAGLRWVVLAQGIHNIDIDTNIEVYLDPARFYVFDSSDRLVVTPESIAMA; encoded by the coding sequence ATGCAGCTCGAGTTACAAAATGTCTGCAAAAAGGTCGGCAAGGAACATCACATCCGTGACGTCTCCCTGACCTTGGAAGCCGGGACACTCAACATCCTGCTTGGCCCCACGTTATCAGGGAAGACTACCCTGATGCGGCTGATGGCCGGTCTCGAACAGCCCACCTCCGGTCAGGTGCTGGTCGATGGCAAGGATGTAACCGGTGTGCCGGTGCAGAAACGCAACGTGGCAATGGTGTACCAGCAGTTCATCAACTATCCGAACCTGACGGTATATGAAAACATCGCATCACCACTGCGCATTGCCAAGACTCCCAAAGCCATCATTCAACAAAAAGTAATGGAGATGGCGGAATTGCTCAAGCTGACAGAAATGCTGCAGAGAACTCCCCAGGAACTCTCCGGCGGCCAGCAGCAGCGCACAGCTCTTGCCAGGGCATTGGTAAAAGGTGCCGACCTGGTACTGCTCGATGAACCGCTGGCCAACCTTGACTACAAACTCAGGGAAGAACTGCGCGAGGAGTTTCCACGAATCTTTGCCGCCACCGGAGCGATTTTCGTCTACGCCACCACAGAGCCCAGCGAGGCGCTGCTACTCGGTGGCAACAGCGCTCCCCTCCATGAGGGCCGGGTAACCCAGTTTGGAGAAACTCTCAAGGTCTTCAAACGGCCTGACAACCTCATAACAGCCCAAATTTTCTCAGATCCACCCCTGAACCTGCTGCCAATGGTCAAAAGTAATGATGACCTGAAGTTCAACGGGCATATCAAGGTATCACTTGATTCCTGCGGCAGTGAGCTGGCCAATTTAGGTAACGGCAATTACACCGTCGCTTTCCGACCGAACCATGTCACCCTGCAAAGACAGTCTGAAAATGATATCGCTGTTCAAACCCGGGTCGCTGTAACTGAAATTACCGGTTCAGAGAGCTTTGTTCATGTTGATTTGGCTGGCCTGCGCTGGGTAGTTCTTGCCCAGGGTATCCACAACATCGACATCGACACCAATATCGAGGTCTATCTTGATCCAGCAAGGTTTTATGTCTTCGACAGCAGTGATCGCCTCGTTGTAACCCCAGAGTCAATTGCAATGGCATAG
- a CDS encoding ABC transporter ATP-binding protein yields the protein MAHITLKEIAHSYTGESDNPDDFALKRLDLTWRDGGAYALLGPSGCGKTTLLNIISGLLKPTRGQILFNDADVTSLPTEQRNIAQIFQFPVIYDTMTVYENLAFPLKNRGRTKKEIKPRVIELARMLGLEESLYTKAQHLTADAKQKISLGRGLIRQSVNAILFDEPLTVIDPQLKWELRSQLKHLHKQFGFTMIYVTHDQTEALTFADEVVVMYEGEIVQVGTPKDLFERPEHTFVGYFIGSPGMNLLECKLEGDKARINGHQIQLGSSYATPASANVKLGVRPEHLTIVPPDQEGLPVKILKVDDIGRHKIVRVALGESEMNVVMPELAAMTADTASLIINPENINIYVDEHRVTGEVQ from the coding sequence ATGGCACATATCACCTTAAAGGAGATTGCACACTCCTACACCGGAGAATCCGACAACCCGGATGATTTCGCGCTCAAACGGCTGGACCTCACCTGGCGTGACGGCGGTGCATACGCCCTACTCGGCCCTTCAGGTTGCGGCAAGACCACCCTTTTAAATATTATTTCCGGGCTGTTAAAACCAACCCGCGGCCAGATCCTGTTCAACGATGCGGATGTCACCTCGCTCCCCACTGAACAGCGTAATATCGCCCAGATTTTCCAGTTCCCGGTAATCTACGACACCATGACGGTGTATGAGAACCTGGCATTCCCCTTAAAAAACCGGGGTCGTACTAAAAAAGAGATCAAACCGCGGGTTATCGAACTGGCCCGAATGCTTGGGCTGGAGGAGAGCCTCTATACCAAGGCACAACATCTTACCGCAGATGCCAAGCAGAAGATTTCCCTCGGCCGGGGCCTCATCCGTCAGAGCGTCAATGCCATCCTGTTCGATGAGCCGCTGACTGTTATCGACCCACAGCTCAAGTGGGAACTCCGTTCCCAGCTCAAGCACCTGCACAAACAGTTCGGCTTTACCATGATCTACGTCACCCACGACCAGACCGAGGCCCTGACCTTTGCCGACGAAGTTGTGGTGATGTACGAAGGTGAAATCGTTCAGGTGGGTACTCCCAAGGATCTGTTTGAGCGCCCGGAACACACCTTTGTCGGCTACTTTATCGGCTCCCCCGGCATGAACCTGCTGGAGTGCAAACTCGAAGGCGACAAAGCCCGTATCAACGGCCATCAGATTCAACTCGGTTCATCCTATGCCACACCTGCCTCAGCCAATGTCAAACTGGGTGTCAGGCCGGAACATCTCACCATCGTGCCACCAGACCAGGAGGGCTTGCCGGTGAAAATTCTGAAAGTGGATGATATCGGACGCCACAAGATCGTCAGAGTGGCACTGGGCGAAAGCGAAATGAACGTGGTCATGCCCGAACTTGCCGCCATGACTGCTGATACAGCCTCGCTCATCATCAACCCTGAAAATATCAACATTTACGTTGATGAACATCGTGTGACAGGAGAAGTGCAGTGA
- a CDS encoding carbohydrate ABC transporter permease: MEKQVNQKAWFMVLPVFLLVAFSAIIPLMTVVNYSVQDTFGNNQFFWVGLDWFKEIIHSDRFHSSFMRQLLFSGIILAIEIPLGICIALAMPKKGWGVPVCLVTMALPLLIPWNVVGTIWQIFGRVDIGLLGHTLAALGIDYNYTQDPLAAWITVIVMDVWHWTSLVVLLCYAGLCSIPDAYYQAAKIDSASRWSVFRYIQLPKMQRVLLIAVLLRFMDSFMIYTEPFVITGGGPGNSTTFLSIDLVKMAIGQFDLGPAAAMSLIYFLVILLLSWVFYTVMSNIGEESKGGA, translated from the coding sequence ATTGAGAAACAGGTAAATCAAAAGGCATGGTTTATGGTTCTGCCGGTTTTCCTGCTGGTAGCTTTCAGTGCCATCATACCGCTGATGACAGTGGTCAACTATTCGGTGCAGGATACTTTCGGCAATAACCAATTCTTCTGGGTCGGTCTCGACTGGTTCAAGGAAATAATTCACTCCGATCGTTTCCATTCTTCCTTTATGCGCCAGCTGCTCTTTTCCGGCATCATTCTGGCGATCGAGATTCCGCTCGGCATCTGTATTGCCCTCGCCATGCCCAAGAAAGGCTGGGGAGTGCCGGTCTGCCTGGTCACCATGGCCCTGCCGCTGCTCATTCCCTGGAACGTAGTAGGCACCATCTGGCAGATTTTCGGTCGTGTTGATATCGGTCTGCTCGGTCACACCCTTGCCGCTCTCGGTATCGACTATAACTACACCCAGGACCCGCTTGCTGCATGGATCACTGTAATAGTAATGGATGTCTGGCACTGGACCAGCCTGGTGGTACTGCTCTGTTACGCAGGCCTCTGCTCCATTCCTGACGCCTACTACCAGGCAGCGAAGATCGATAGCGCCTCACGCTGGTCCGTCTTCCGCTACATCCAGCTCCCTAAAATGCAGCGTGTCTTGCTGATCGCGGTGCTGCTGCGCTTCATGGACTCGTTTATGATCTACACCGAACCCTTTGTCATCACAGGCGGAGGACCCGGTAACTCGACCACCTTCCTCTCCATCGATCTGGTGAAGATGGCTATCGGTCAGTTCGACCTCGGTCCGGCCGCGGCGATGTCACTTATTTACTTCCTCGTTATCCTGCTTCTCTCATGGGTTTTCTACACAGTGATGAGCAATATCGGCGAAGAGAGCAAGGGAGGTGCATAA